The Christiangramia flava JLT2011 genome has a segment encoding these proteins:
- a CDS encoding IS110 family transposase, with translation MDKIKHFYGVDISKSFFDVVDQDGKHDQFSNDVKGFKGLLKFLKNDSLVVMEATGYYHYRLAQYLYEKGITVSVVNPLSVKRFIQMRLSKIKTDKSDAKAICEYAQATKVPLYTARNAVQAECLQLLSLQDLYLKQRTAVKNKIHGEKALGTPSKIVTRSLNRSLKQLEKELAQIETKLESLVRKTQEKQLEQLTSIPGMGKKTAMLLIVLTDGFTSFENARQLCCFTGITPTIRQSGTSVRGRSRISKVGNRKLRNLLFMCSFTACKTNKACREIYERIVEKGKSKKLALIAVCNKLLKQAFAIAKSGSFYQENYMSKLA, from the coding sequence ATGGATAAAATTAAACATTTTTACGGAGTAGACATTAGTAAATCATTCTTTGATGTAGTAGATCAAGATGGAAAGCACGATCAATTCTCCAATGACGTAAAAGGCTTTAAAGGCTTGCTGAAGTTCCTCAAGAATGACAGCCTGGTAGTAATGGAAGCCACTGGTTATTATCATTATAGATTAGCCCAGTATTTATATGAGAAAGGTATAACGGTATCGGTTGTGAATCCACTTTCGGTCAAGCGTTTTATTCAGATGAGACTCTCCAAGATCAAGACCGATAAGAGTGATGCCAAAGCCATCTGTGAATATGCACAGGCTACTAAAGTTCCATTGTATACAGCCAGGAATGCCGTGCAGGCAGAGTGTTTGCAGCTACTAAGTCTTCAGGATCTTTATTTGAAACAACGCACTGCTGTTAAGAATAAGATCCATGGGGAGAAAGCTCTCGGTACGCCTTCAAAGATTGTCACTCGATCTCTGAATCGTTCGCTAAAGCAATTAGAGAAGGAATTAGCCCAGATTGAGACCAAGCTAGAATCCTTAGTTAGAAAAACCCAGGAAAAGCAACTGGAGCAATTAACTAGTATTCCAGGGATGGGAAAGAAGACGGCGATGCTCTTAATAGTTCTTACAGATGGATTTACCAGTTTTGAGAATGCCAGGCAGCTTTGTTGTTTTACCGGGATCACTCCAACGATCAGGCAATCCGGAACCAGTGTAAGAGGACGCAGTCGAATAAGCAAGGTCGGGAATCGAAAGCTTCGGAATCTACTATTTATGTGCAGCTTCACTGCTTGCAAAACCAACAAGGCCTGCAGGGAAATTTATGAGCGGATTGTAGAGAAAGGTAAGAGTAAGAAACTGGCACTAATAGCCGTTTGTAATAAGCTCCTGAAGCAGGCATTTGCCATCGCCAAATCAGGTAGTTTTTACCAGGAAAATTATATGTCCAAATTAGCTTAA
- a CDS encoding DUF6624 domain-containing protein has product MNKICGILILAILIIGCKEDKKQKQLTSNQTKFNQELAKELRRIAEIDQIAAYIPQGEYKKLSQEEWNEFKDSVFTTNQKRIEEIFNEYGFVGYDLVGEKGSQDFWLVVQHSDHNPEFQKKVLEKMKQEVEQGNADSKSYALLVDRVKLNTGKRQIYGTQVDYNFKLAQAYPKKLADSLNVNQRRKSVGLEPIEVYLNRMSEMHFEMNKEGYIKNGINEPKLYEVD; this is encoded by the coding sequence ATGAACAAAATCTGTGGAATATTAATTTTAGCCATTTTGATAATTGGTTGTAAAGAAGACAAAAAGCAAAAGCAATTAACTTCTAATCAAACCAAATTCAATCAGGAGTTAGCAAAGGAACTTAGAAGAATTGCTGAAATTGATCAAATTGCTGCCTACATTCCACAAGGTGAATACAAAAAATTAAGCCAGGAAGAATGGAATGAATTTAAAGACAGCGTTTTTACTACTAATCAAAAAAGAATTGAAGAAATTTTTAACGAATACGGCTTTGTTGGATATGATTTAGTTGGTGAAAAAGGTTCACAAGATTTTTGGCTAGTAGTTCAACACTCAGATCATAATCCAGAATTTCAAAAGAAAGTTTTAGAAAAAATGAAACAAGAGGTTGAACAAGGAAATGCAGATTCCAAAAGTTATGCTTTATTAGTAGATCGCGTTAAACTTAATACAGGTAAAAGGCAGATCTATGGAACTCAAGTTGATTATAATTTCAAATTAGCACAAGCCTATCCAAAAAAATTGGCAGATAGTCTAAATGTAAACCAAAGAAGAAAATCGGTCGGGCTTGAACCTATTGAGGTCTATCTTAATAGAATGTCAGAAATGCATTTTGAAATGAATAAAGAGGGGTATATTAAAAATGGAATAAACGAACCTAAATTATATGAGGTAGACTAA
- a CDS encoding toxin-antitoxin system YwqK family antitoxin encodes MKRILITSLLALIFAACHEEKSQIDIWIHELGINPTEIKNIDTLKYDKGNIKSLTFHKSANDYYKFVLYESGFKKQFYRIKNGQFHGKAIDWFENGNKKWTREYEEGNLIGHNISFQENGFREQDYNTEDNSVTYFFQNGNPRAVYTDFSTTFYYDNRSKFEVYTHELNSKNENTGRGKVEFYSENQDLVFEGTYDNNIFSKNGTKFNGEITSYFNNGEPSLNFYLKDGIIQGRYFTYHGNGNLKYEGETIDAKQIYYKSYYPNGKPEYEFDKLNNIERIWDENGKRIE; translated from the coding sequence TTGAAAAGAATTTTAATTACTTCACTGTTAGCTTTAATTTTTGCAGCTTGTCACGAGGAAAAATCTCAAATTGATATTTGGATTCACGAATTGGGTATTAATCCGACCGAAATTAAAAATATTGATACTCTAAAATACGATAAAGGGAATATTAAAAGTCTAACATTTCACAAATCAGCAAATGACTATTATAAATTTGTACTCTACGAAAGTGGTTTTAAAAAACAATTCTATCGAATTAAAAATGGCCAATTTCACGGTAAAGCTATAGATTGGTTTGAAAATGGAAATAAGAAATGGACAAGGGAATATGAAGAAGGGAATTTAATCGGGCACAATATTTCTTTTCAAGAAAATGGTTTTAGGGAGCAGGATTATAATACAGAGGATAATTCCGTCACATACTTTTTTCAAAATGGAAATCCAAGAGCGGTTTATACAGATTTTTCAACCACCTTCTACTACGACAACAGAAGTAAATTTGAGGTTTATACACACGAATTAAACTCAAAAAATGAAAATACAGGAAGAGGTAAAGTGGAATTTTATAGTGAAAATCAGGATTTAGTTTTTGAAGGGACTTATGATAACAATATTTTCTCCAAAAATGGTACTAAATTTAATGGAGAGATTACTAGTTATTTTAATAATGGCGAACCCTCTTTAAATTTTTATTTAAAAGATGGAATTATTCAAGGTAGATACTTCACATACCACGGAAATGGAAATTTAAAATACGAAGGAGAAACGATTGATGCTAAACAAATTTATTATAAAAGTTATTATCCGAATGGCAAACCTGAATATGAATTTGATAAATTAAATAATATCGAGAGAATTTGGGATGAAAATGGTAAACGGATAGAATAA
- a CDS encoding Fic family protein has product MKPPYEITAKILRIITSISEKLGAINATYLNKPSPKLRKENKIKTIHSSLKIEGNTLTEEQITALLENKRIIGPKKDVKEVLNAIEIYEHLENYDPFNEKSFLKCHKDLMQNLIDDAGKYRKQGVGIMKGSAVEHYAPPYQNVPFLMKDLFEYLQISEEIELVKSCVFHYEMEFIHPFLDGNGRMGRLWQTLILMQKYPVFEYLPFETLISNDQEKYYSALSDSDKAGNSTAFIEYMLGVIDKSLEELLNFTNRTLTEKDRLEYFLSLNKREFTRKDYMEVFKDISGATASRDLKKGVEQNLFKKIGDKNKTRYKI; this is encoded by the coding sequence ATGAAACCTCCATACGAGATTACCGCAAAAATCTTAAGAATTATAACTTCAATTTCTGAGAAATTAGGAGCTATTAATGCAACTTATCTGAATAAACCTTCTCCTAAATTAAGAAAAGAGAACAAGATTAAAACAATTCATTCTTCGTTAAAGATTGAAGGAAATACATTGACTGAAGAACAGATAACTGCACTTTTAGAAAACAAAAGAATTATCGGTCCGAAGAAAGATGTAAAAGAGGTTTTAAATGCAATTGAGATTTATGAACACCTAGAAAATTATGATCCATTTAATGAAAAATCATTTTTGAAATGTCATAAAGATCTAATGCAAAACCTAATAGATGATGCAGGAAAATACCGAAAACAAGGTGTTGGAATAATGAAAGGTTCTGCAGTAGAACATTATGCTCCACCCTATCAAAATGTACCTTTCTTAATGAAAGATTTATTCGAGTATTTACAGATATCAGAAGAAATTGAATTGGTAAAAAGCTGTGTATTTCATTATGAAATGGAATTCATTCACCCATTTTTAGATGGAAATGGAAGAATGGGCAGATTGTGGCAAACATTAATTTTAATGCAAAAATATCCTGTATTTGAATATCTGCCTTTCGAGACATTAATTAGCAATGACCAGGAAAAATATTATTCTGCATTATCAGATAGTGATAAAGCTGGAAACTCGACAGCATTTATAGAATATATGCTAGGAGTGATTGATAAATCACTAGAAGAATTGCTCAATTTCACTAATAGAACTCTGACTGAAAAAGACCGATTGGAATATTTCTTATCTCTAAATAAGAGAGAATTTACCAGAAAAGATTATATGGAAGTTTTCAAAGATATCTCCGGAGCAACGGCAAGTAGAGATCTAAAGAAAGGTGTGGAACAAAATTTATTCAAAAAGATTGGTGATAAAAACAAAACTCGATATAAGATATAA
- a CDS encoding IS110 family transposase, translating into MKNCELAVGIDVSKKTLDVFIHNHSKHRVFDNTKSGYISLIKWVGKFCDNEKSVLYCFEHTGNYSLKLAIFMQTNGLVYVQENPIVVKRSSGLVRMKTDRVDAELIARYAWLHREELECSSIRDEALLELGRLLSLRDQLVRNRSGLMGTLEELSGLLSSPSTDVSCKSLKHTIAYLSKQILKLEKQIDQLLKREEDLGKNYKLLTSLKGVGRILACQLLYHTCNFERFSSWRQFSSYCGTAPFEHSSGTSVFKRAKGHPLSDRKMKSLLSMASVSAIQHDGELRAYYQRKVAEGKPKMIALNNVRNKLLSRVFAVIKRGTPYVDLCKYAA; encoded by the coding sequence ATGAAAAATTGCGAGTTAGCCGTAGGGATCGATGTATCCAAAAAGACTTTAGATGTTTTTATTCATAATCATAGTAAACATCGGGTATTCGATAATACAAAATCAGGCTATATTTCCCTTATCAAATGGGTTGGTAAATTCTGCGATAATGAAAAATCAGTTTTATACTGTTTTGAGCATACCGGGAATTATTCTTTAAAGCTGGCGATCTTCATGCAGACTAACGGTTTAGTGTATGTGCAAGAGAATCCAATCGTGGTTAAAAGATCTTCTGGATTAGTGAGAATGAAAACTGATCGTGTAGATGCAGAACTGATTGCCAGATATGCCTGGTTGCACCGGGAAGAGTTAGAGTGCAGTAGCATTCGGGATGAAGCCTTATTAGAGCTGGGTAGACTTTTAAGTTTAAGGGATCAGTTAGTTCGAAATCGTTCAGGACTTATGGGTACTTTAGAAGAGCTGAGCGGCCTTTTATCGAGTCCGTCAACAGATGTAAGCTGCAAAAGCTTAAAGCACACGATCGCTTATTTAAGCAAGCAAATTCTGAAACTGGAAAAGCAGATTGATCAGTTATTGAAACGAGAAGAAGATCTGGGGAAGAACTACAAACTTCTGACCAGCCTGAAAGGCGTAGGACGGATTCTGGCCTGCCAACTACTGTATCACACCTGTAATTTTGAACGTTTTAGTAGCTGGCGGCAGTTCTCGAGTTACTGCGGAACAGCACCCTTCGAGCACAGTTCAGGAACCAGTGTATTTAAACGAGCTAAAGGACATCCCCTGAGTGACCGAAAAATGAAAAGTCTGCTGAGTATGGCCAGTGTATCAGCGATCCAGCATGATGGAGAATTACGAGCATATTACCAGCGAAAAGTGGCAGAAGGAAAGCCGAAAATGATTGCCTTGAATAATGTTCGAAACAAGTTGTTATCTAGAGTATTTGCGGTGATCAAACGAGGCACACCCTATGTTGATTTGTGTAAATATGCCGCATAA
- a CDS encoding carboxypeptidase-like regulatory domain-containing protein — protein sequence MIYRIFIFLLLFLFIPFEAFSQRSLTGKVTDSLNNPLAGANLIAEPRDSLKQLKFAITGDDGKFSLQLENIYYTVTASFMGFEPNSFEIKPSANMSKDIVLNPKAEGLEEVLIEMPVVVKEDTIVYNVDKLVTGEERKLKDILKKLPGVEVDRDGTIRVRGKEVTVMLVENKKFFGGGSKLAAENIPADAIDQIEVLDNYNEVAFLKNVSDSKEMAMNVKLKEDKKNFAFGDVEAGKGNKDFYRAHGNLFYYSPKTNLNVIGNLNNIREQVLTYEQYFNFKGGLNSVFNQGSTDLNSSNIDFTQFLESQDVVESRRQFGALNISQEVNNKLDISAYGLFSKTNEKTFVEAINRYNSFSEISENSSAIDNVIGIGNIQAVYLPNLTDQWYFKSLFKRTDNKYKKRINSVVDSLNNTFLTNEDVRGSFFNQSIEWHRKSSKEHTFSAAVNYTFEKRLPEILWETSDPILQGLVPIVEQPVYLINQKKRVKNNQFNAFFKHYWVLNKNHHIYTTLGNTYLNNKFQTHEYQNLDDGSFNDFSNDNFGNDLDFTLNDLFLGLHYKFQLGIFSFDQGSYLHQYSWKVSQADLVTKNKILILPSLRAEAKLSQTKDFEFEYQLKSSFSDAPQFASRYYLRTYNSVAQGNENIENGLSHNFKFRFNKFSTYRGFQYYAVANYTQQVQGVVNSVNYEGINQSIIPILLQDPETRWSIYGRLSKKISEIDFRGGTRYNASRYKQIVNSNLVENTNTNFSYNISGKALFDNFPIIELGFRQIFGSYKLSGRKSKFITNEPFLNVDYDFWKGFIFSFDYTAYRYKNKDLNLSNNYEIANTSLYYNKGNSAWSFEVEAQNLFDVEFKSRNSFSSYIISDNRTYILPRIIMFTIGYKL from the coding sequence ATGATTTACAGGATATTTATATTCCTTCTACTATTTTTATTTATTCCATTTGAAGCCTTTTCTCAAAGGTCCTTAACAGGTAAGGTTACTGACAGTTTGAATAACCCTCTCGCAGGTGCCAACCTTATAGCAGAGCCAAGAGATTCCTTAAAACAACTAAAATTTGCTATTACCGGAGATGACGGAAAATTCAGCTTGCAGCTAGAAAATATATACTACACCGTTACAGCAAGTTTTATGGGATTTGAGCCCAATAGTTTCGAAATAAAACCGTCCGCAAATATGAGCAAAGATATCGTACTGAATCCCAAAGCAGAGGGACTTGAAGAAGTACTTATCGAGATGCCGGTTGTTGTCAAAGAAGATACAATAGTTTATAATGTCGACAAGTTGGTGACAGGTGAAGAACGTAAACTTAAAGATATTCTTAAAAAATTGCCGGGAGTAGAAGTAGATAGAGATGGTACTATCAGGGTGCGAGGTAAAGAGGTCACAGTCATGCTAGTAGAAAATAAAAAGTTTTTTGGAGGCGGGTCTAAACTAGCTGCTGAAAATATCCCAGCAGATGCAATAGATCAGATTGAAGTGCTTGATAATTACAATGAAGTCGCTTTTTTGAAGAATGTTTCTGACAGCAAAGAAATGGCTATGAACGTCAAACTTAAAGAAGATAAGAAGAATTTCGCCTTTGGAGATGTTGAGGCTGGCAAAGGTAATAAAGACTTTTACAGGGCACATGGGAATCTTTTTTATTACAGCCCTAAGACTAACCTAAATGTTATTGGTAATCTAAACAACATACGTGAACAGGTACTAACTTATGAGCAATATTTTAACTTTAAAGGAGGGTTGAATTCCGTTTTTAATCAGGGGAGCACAGATTTAAACTCTTCAAATATTGATTTTACGCAGTTTCTGGAGAGCCAAGATGTTGTAGAGAGCAGGAGGCAATTTGGGGCTTTAAATATTTCACAGGAGGTCAATAATAAATTGGATATTTCTGCTTACGGCTTATTTTCTAAAACAAACGAAAAAACGTTTGTGGAGGCTATAAATCGATATAATTCATTTAGTGAAATTAGTGAGAATTCATCCGCAATAGATAATGTAATAGGAATCGGTAATATCCAAGCGGTATATTTACCAAACCTGACTGATCAATGGTATTTTAAAAGCCTGTTTAAGAGAACGGACAACAAGTATAAGAAACGAATAAATTCAGTTGTAGATTCATTAAACAATACATTTTTAACCAATGAAGATGTCAGAGGATCTTTTTTTAACCAAAGCATAGAATGGCACAGAAAATCCTCAAAGGAGCATACTTTTTCTGCTGCTGTTAATTATACTTTTGAAAAACGGTTGCCAGAGATCTTATGGGAAACTTCAGATCCCATTTTGCAGGGACTGGTTCCAATTGTAGAGCAACCTGTATATTTAATAAATCAAAAAAAAAGGGTTAAAAATAATCAGTTTAATGCATTTTTTAAGCATTATTGGGTACTTAACAAGAATCATCACATTTACACGACACTAGGTAATACCTACCTAAACAATAAATTTCAAACTCATGAATATCAAAATCTAGATGATGGAAGTTTTAATGATTTCTCAAATGATAATTTTGGAAATGATTTGGATTTTACTCTGAACGATTTATTCTTAGGATTACACTATAAGTTTCAGTTGGGGATCTTTTCATTTGATCAGGGGTCATATTTACATCAATATAGTTGGAAAGTTAGCCAGGCGGATCTTGTCACAAAAAATAAAATACTGATTTTACCAAGTCTGCGGGCTGAAGCTAAACTCAGCCAGACCAAGGACTTTGAATTTGAATATCAGCTTAAATCCTCATTTTCTGATGCTCCACAATTTGCCAGTAGATATTATCTACGTACCTACAATAGTGTTGCTCAAGGAAATGAAAATATTGAAAACGGATTAAGCCATAATTTTAAATTCCGATTTAATAAATTCAGTACTTACAGGGGCTTTCAATATTATGCAGTCGCAAATTATACCCAGCAGGTTCAGGGAGTTGTGAATTCGGTAAACTATGAAGGTATAAACCAGAGTATAATACCTATTCTGCTGCAAGACCCTGAAACTCGATGGAGTATTTATGGTAGATTAAGTAAAAAAATTAGCGAAATCGACTTTCGAGGAGGAACACGTTATAATGCTTCGAGATATAAACAAATAGTAAACAGTAATTTAGTCGAAAATACAAACACTAATTTTTCTTACAATATTTCGGGTAAAGCATTATTTGATAATTTCCCAATCATTGAGCTGGGTTTTCGCCAAATTTTCGGCAGTTATAAATTAAGTGGAAGAAAATCGAAGTTTATTACCAATGAACCTTTCTTAAATGTTGATTATGATTTTTGGAAAGGCTTTATTTTCTCATTTGATTATACAGCATATAGGTATAAAAACAAAGATTTAAATCTGAGTAACAATTACGAAATTGCCAATACTTCTCTATATTATAACAAAGGTAACAGCGCGTGGAGTTTTGAAGTGGAAGCACAAAATCTATTTGATGTTGAATTTAAAAGTCGCAATAGTTTCTCTTCTTACATCATTTCAGATAATCGAACCTATATCTTACCTAGGATAATTATGTTTACCATTGGATATAAATTATAG